A genomic segment from Myxococcota bacterium encodes:
- a CDS encoding 2OG-Fe(II) oxygenase family protein translates to MPVRDIPVVAAPSLDTSAGREALDRACVEWGFFQLVDHGVPPALVGEALAQMRAFFALPVDAKRSIERTRENPWGFYDRELTKNVRDWKEVFDFGPAHGAEVTPWPDAMPAFRETMTRVYEACAEVARRLVAAIARNLGASPDDLLRCFDDHTSYLRLNYYPRCHDPAPPDAPTRPERGALAVHHHTDAGALTVLLHDGRPALQVERGGVWHTIAPRDDAFVINLGDVVQVWSNDRYRAPLHRVLASRDGERYSAPFFLNPSYATRFAPLASACAGAPARYRAIGWRAYRAGRAAGDYADLGEEIQIAHFRVEANALP, encoded by the coding sequence ATGCCCGTGCGCGACATTCCCGTCGTCGCCGCGCCGTCGCTCGACACGTCCGCCGGCCGGGAGGCGCTCGACCGCGCGTGCGTCGAGTGGGGCTTCTTCCAGCTCGTCGACCACGGCGTTCCGCCCGCGCTCGTGGGCGAGGCGCTCGCGCAGATGCGCGCCTTCTTCGCGCTTCCCGTCGATGCCAAGCGCTCGATCGAGCGCACGCGCGAGAACCCGTGGGGCTTCTACGACCGCGAGCTCACGAAGAACGTGCGCGACTGGAAGGAGGTCTTCGACTTCGGGCCCGCGCACGGCGCCGAGGTGACGCCGTGGCCGGACGCGATGCCCGCCTTCCGGGAGACCATGACGCGGGTCTACGAGGCGTGCGCGGAGGTCGCGCGGCGTCTCGTCGCGGCGATCGCGCGGAACCTCGGCGCGAGTCCCGACGACCTGCTCCGCTGCTTCGACGACCACACGAGCTACCTGCGCCTCAACTACTATCCGCGCTGCCACGACCCTGCGCCGCCCGACGCGCCGACGCGGCCCGAGCGCGGCGCACTCGCCGTCCACCACCACACCGACGCCGGGGCGCTCACCGTCCTCCTGCACGACGGCCGGCCCGCGCTGCAGGTCGAGCGCGGCGGCGTCTGGCACACGATCGCGCCGCGCGACGACGCATTCGTGATCAACCTCGGCGACGTCGTGCAGGTGTGGTCGAACGATCGCTACCGCGCGCCGCTCCACCGCGTGCTCGCGAGCCGCGACGGCGAGCGCTACAGCGCGCCCTTCTTCCTCAACCCGTCGTACGCGACGCGCTTCGCTCCGCTCGCGAGCGCGTGCGCGGGGGCGCCGGCGCGCTACCGGGCGATCGGCTGGCGCGCATACCGCGCGGGCCGCGCGGCCGGCGACTACGCCGACCTCGGCGAGGAGATCCAGATCGCGCACTTCCGGGTCGAGGCGAACGCGCTGCCGTGA
- a CDS encoding CoA transferase, protein MPEIFDGITVLDLTDGIAGPIATMMLADRGADVIRIERPDAELFPPLGGERVWHRGKRSAAFDLDRARDRDAVAALAARADVLVETFAPGRARALGLDHATLAARNPGLVHVSITPYGRDGRDAHRPAYDQLVAARTGLQWECRGWYGSPMARIQGRDRATPSMAVPDAVRIGSDRDGPIFTATPAPSIVTAYHALLGASAALRARTQTGRGQWVETSMLQAVILSSCATWQRPERLDGPGYEPFPVTERRQTWGLVRAKDGFMCIWVSPPAWFVAAGAGDALRVPDPAEVAARGAGGMMTIEERLRALDAAAPVLAKFTVDEWVRVAAESGEISCQPVRTPEQALCDPALLAEGSVVEVPDRELGPLRQVGAAYRLGAHPIRVRAGAPVPGAHTEEVRALASAPPPPRPAPERAAASLDGGPMAGVRVLDFGGAVAGPWASQLLADLGADVIKVDPQGRLAFFMRTHMGIAVNRGKRWAGIDAKTPSGQRIVRELVATADVVVHNMRPQAARKLGLDWETLSAQNPRLVFCHTRGFEDGPRSLLPGNDQTGNSLGGSVFEDGGCADGGRPWFGSASNGDLGNGYLAAIAIAQALYDRERTGVGQAVDASILNASLVNNSRVFTTPDGRAFERPKLDRDQTGLSALYRLYRCGDDEWICIAAFTDAHWASLARAVPGLADDARFADAPARAREDAALRGVLERAFAGDAAAKWFERLDANGVPCEISSATFSRELFDDADLYRRGWLARFEGDPAIGDVDMYGLGIDFSDTPGRVRGPIPVLWQHTREVLAELGYGAEDVERLVAEGAVVTRESASGA, encoded by the coding sequence ATGCCCGAGATCTTCGACGGAATCACGGTGCTCGACCTGACGGACGGCATCGCCGGCCCGATCGCGACGATGATGCTCGCCGACCGCGGCGCCGACGTGATCCGCATCGAGCGTCCGGACGCCGAGCTCTTCCCGCCGCTCGGCGGAGAGCGCGTGTGGCACCGCGGCAAGCGGTCGGCCGCCTTCGATCTCGACCGCGCGCGCGATCGCGACGCCGTCGCGGCGCTCGCCGCGCGCGCGGACGTGCTCGTCGAGACGTTCGCGCCCGGGCGCGCGCGCGCGCTCGGCCTCGACCACGCGACGCTCGCGGCGCGCAATCCGGGCCTCGTGCACGTCTCGATCACGCCGTACGGGCGCGACGGGCGCGACGCGCACCGGCCCGCGTACGACCAGCTCGTCGCCGCGCGCACGGGCCTCCAGTGGGAGTGCCGCGGCTGGTACGGAAGCCCGATGGCGCGCATCCAGGGTCGCGATCGCGCGACGCCTTCGATGGCCGTCCCCGACGCCGTGCGCATCGGCTCCGATCGCGACGGCCCGATCTTCACGGCGACGCCCGCGCCGAGCATCGTCACCGCCTATCACGCGCTCCTCGGCGCGAGCGCCGCGCTGCGCGCGCGCACGCAGACCGGCCGCGGGCAGTGGGTCGAGACGTCGATGCTGCAGGCCGTGATCCTGTCGTCGTGCGCGACGTGGCAGCGCCCCGAACGGCTCGACGGCCCGGGCTACGAGCCCTTCCCCGTGACGGAGCGCCGGCAGACGTGGGGGCTCGTGCGCGCGAAGGACGGCTTCATGTGCATCTGGGTGAGCCCGCCCGCGTGGTTCGTCGCGGCGGGCGCGGGCGACGCGCTGCGCGTGCCCGACCCGGCCGAGGTCGCGGCGCGCGGCGCGGGCGGCATGATGACGATCGAGGAACGCCTGCGCGCGCTCGACGCGGCGGCGCCCGTGCTCGCGAAGTTCACGGTCGACGAGTGGGTGCGCGTCGCGGCCGAGTCGGGAGAGATCTCGTGCCAGCCCGTGCGCACGCCCGAGCAGGCGCTCTGCGACCCCGCGCTGCTCGCCGAGGGCAGCGTCGTCGAGGTGCCCGACCGCGAGCTCGGCCCGCTGCGCCAGGTGGGCGCCGCCTATCGTCTCGGCGCGCACCCGATCCGCGTGCGCGCCGGCGCACCCGTGCCCGGCGCGCACACGGAAGAGGTACGCGCGCTCGCGAGCGCGCCGCCGCCGCCGCGCCCGGCGCCGGAGCGAGCGGCCGCGTCGCTCGACGGCGGGCCGATGGCCGGCGTGCGCGTGCTCGACTTCGGCGGCGCGGTCGCCGGACCGTGGGCGTCGCAGCTGCTCGCCGATCTCGGCGCCGACGTGATCAAGGTCGATCCGCAGGGGCGCCTCGCGTTCTTCATGCGCACGCACATGGGGATCGCCGTGAACCGCGGCAAGCGCTGGGCGGGCATCGACGCGAAGACGCCGTCCGGTCAGCGCATCGTGCGCGAGCTCGTCGCGACGGCCGACGTCGTCGTGCACAACATGCGCCCGCAGGCCGCGCGCAAGCTCGGGCTCGACTGGGAGACGCTCTCGGCACAGAACCCGCGCCTCGTCTTCTGCCACACGCGCGGCTTCGAGGACGGCCCGCGCTCGCTGCTCCCCGGCAACGACCAGACGGGGAACTCGCTCGGCGGCAGCGTGTTCGAGGACGGCGGCTGCGCGGACGGCGGCCGCCCGTGGTTCGGTTCCGCGTCGAACGGTGACCTCGGCAACGGCTACCTCGCCGCGATCGCGATCGCGCAGGCGCTCTACGACCGCGAACGGACGGGCGTCGGCCAGGCGGTCGACGCGTCGATCCTCAACGCGTCGCTCGTGAACAACTCGCGCGTCTTCACGACGCCCGACGGCCGCGCCTTCGAGCGGCCGAAGCTCGACCGCGACCAGACGGGCCTCTCGGCGCTCTATCGCCTCTACCGCTGCGGCGACGACGAGTGGATCTGCATCGCGGCCTTCACGGACGCGCACTGGGCGTCGCTCGCGCGCGCGGTGCCCGGGCTCGCGGACGACGCGCGCTTCGCCGACGCGCCGGCGCGCGCGCGCGAAGACGCCGCGCTGCGCGGCGTGCTCGAGCGCGCGTTCGCGGGTGACGCGGCCGCCAAGTGGTTCGAACGGCTCGACGCGAACGGCGTCCCGTGCGAGATCTCGTCGGCCACGTTCTCGCGCGAGCTCTTCGACGACGCGGACCTGTACCGGCGCGGCTGGCTCGCGCGCTTCGAGGGCGACCCCGCGATCGGCGACGTCGACATGTACGGGCTCGGCATCGACTTCTCGGACACGCCGGGCCGCGTGCGCGGGCCGATCCCCGTGCTGTGGCAGCACACCCGCGAGGTGCTCGCCGAGCTCGGCTACGGCGCGGAGGACGTCGAGCGGCTCGTCGCCGAGGGCGCCGTCGTGACACGCGAGAGCGCGAGCGGCGCGTGA
- a CDS encoding amidohydrolase family protein encodes MANGERLISADDHVDLAHDAIKAHLASKFHSDYDAALQRFATSMSGAAAIEANQRWREQEGLAPDPTVSMGGNRAHPAWGRRGHTDAKARLADMDEDGVEASASYCEVSAFRYLYMLDRGSKEATRAFNLALAEFASADPKRLVVSYQIPIHDIDAAVAEVQWAAASGCRSLQLPVHPSELGLPDYWERRYWPLWSAIEETGLPICCHIGLNTALNDLAKRDPTPQKGIFVPMVPLTTAEPLGMWIMGGVFERFPKLKVVFVEPGLGWVAWWLYIADDLTLRQGYEFPAIKELPSHYFHRNVFLTFIDEPNAMRDARERLGVDNIMWSSDYPHPVSSWPRSRAIVDKMFAGEPARDREKVVSGNAARVWNL; translated from the coding sequence ATGGCGAACGGCGAGCGACTGATCTCCGCGGACGACCACGTCGACCTGGCCCACGACGCGATCAAGGCCCATCTCGCGTCGAAGTTCCACTCGGACTACGACGCGGCGCTGCAACGCTTCGCGACCTCGATGTCGGGTGCGGCCGCGATCGAGGCGAACCAGCGCTGGCGCGAGCAGGAGGGCCTCGCGCCCGATCCGACGGTGAGCATGGGCGGCAACCGCGCGCACCCCGCGTGGGGTCGCAGGGGCCACACCGACGCGAAGGCGCGGCTCGCGGACATGGACGAGGACGGCGTCGAGGCGTCGGCGAGCTACTGCGAGGTGAGCGCCTTCCGCTATCTCTACATGCTCGATCGCGGCTCGAAGGAAGCGACGCGCGCGTTCAACCTCGCGCTCGCCGAGTTCGCGTCGGCCGACCCGAAGCGCCTGGTCGTCTCCTACCAGATCCCGATCCACGACATCGACGCGGCCGTCGCGGAGGTGCAGTGGGCGGCGGCGAGCGGTTGCCGGTCGCTGCAGCTCCCCGTGCATCCCTCCGAGCTCGGCCTGCCCGACTACTGGGAGAGGCGCTACTGGCCGCTGTGGTCCGCGATCGAGGAGACGGGCCTCCCGATCTGCTGCCACATCGGACTCAACACCGCGCTCAACGACCTCGCGAAGCGCGACCCGACGCCGCAGAAGGGCATCTTCGTGCCGATGGTCCCGCTCACGACGGCGGAGCCGCTCGGCATGTGGATCATGGGCGGCGTCTTCGAGCGCTTCCCGAAGCTCAAGGTCGTGTTCGTCGAGCCCGGCCTCGGATGGGTCGCCTGGTGGCTCTACATCGCCGACGACCTCACGCTGCGGCAGGGGTACGAGTTCCCCGCGATCAAGGAGCTGCCGAGCCACTACTTCCACCGCAACGTGTTCCTCACGTTCATCGACGAGCCGAACGCGATGCGCGATGCGCGCGAGCGGCTCGGCGTCGACAACATCATGTGGTCGTCGGACTACCCGCACCCGGTGTCGAGCTGGCCTCGCTCGCGCGCGATCGTCGACAAGATGTTCGCGGGCGAGCCGGCTCGCGACCGCGAGAAGGTCGTGAGCGGCAACGCGGCGCGCGTCTGGAACCTGTAG
- a CDS encoding aminotransferase class IV produces the protein MDTRERKIWIDGHFVPWADATVHVLSHSLQRGSLVFDYMSVHECPRGAAVFRLDEHLDRFLTSCELTGLAVDPSRDALREAVRATVRANPGAKAVKVSGYLASIEIDVVPVDAHVTIAIAAYDPIADIAAHKPTPPVPRRASIRLWIEKERKNRRKDIVPPQAKTAANYASPMVAKARAREQGYDEIVLVDEYGCVAEGPTTNIFLVRADGVLATPPTERVLLGVTRSSILEIAAGEGLDVREERVRPEDLLAASEVFLTGTTAGVLPVESVDGKPVGTSVPGPVAARLKQRFDRVVSGGDDAFAHWLTYAHDEA, from the coding sequence GTGGACACCCGAGAGCGGAAGATCTGGATCGACGGGCACTTCGTGCCCTGGGCCGACGCGACCGTGCACGTGCTCTCGCACAGCCTGCAGCGCGGATCGCTCGTCTTCGACTACATGAGCGTGCACGAGTGCCCCCGTGGGGCCGCCGTCTTCCGGCTCGACGAGCACCTCGACCGCTTCCTCACGTCGTGCGAGCTGACCGGCCTCGCGGTCGACCCGTCGCGCGACGCGCTGCGCGAGGCGGTCCGCGCGACCGTGCGCGCGAACCCGGGCGCGAAGGCCGTCAAGGTCTCGGGCTACCTCGCCTCGATCGAGATCGACGTCGTGCCCGTCGACGCCCACGTGACGATCGCCATCGCGGCCTACGACCCGATCGCCGACATCGCCGCGCACAAGCCCACGCCGCCCGTTCCGCGCCGCGCGTCGATCCGCCTCTGGATCGAGAAGGAGCGCAAGAACCGGCGCAAGGACATCGTCCCGCCGCAGGCGAAGACGGCGGCGAACTACGCGAGCCCCATGGTCGCGAAGGCGCGCGCGCGCGAGCAGGGCTACGACGAGATCGTGCTGGTCGACGAGTACGGGTGCGTCGCCGAGGGGCCGACGACGAACATCTTCCTCGTGCGCGCCGACGGCGTGCTCGCGACGCCGCCGACCGAGCGCGTGCTGCTCGGCGTCACGCGCAGCTCGATCCTCGAGATCGCCGCGGGCGAGGGGCTCGACGTGCGCGAGGAGCGCGTGCGCCCCGAGGACCTGCTCGCCGCGAGCGAGGTCTTCCTCACCGGCACGACCGCGGGCGTGCTGCCCGTCGAGTCCGTGGACGGCAAGCCGGTCGGCACGTCCGTGCCGGGCCCCGTCGCCGCGCGCCTCAAGCAGCGCTTCGACCGCGTCGTGTCGGGCGGCGACGACGCATTCGCGCACTGGCTCACCTACGCGCACGACGAGGCCTGA
- the trpS gene encoding tryptophan--tRNA ligase, which yields MRILSGITPSGECHIGNYFGAMRQHVAMQAGNEAIYFMADYHSLNAVRDAAARRRMVLDVALDYLACGLDPAQSVIYRQSDLPELCELAWVLTTITPMGLLERGHAYKDKVANGQSADHGLFAYPVLMAADILIYNPDVVPVGQDQKQHIEMCRDIAQRFNHTYEVELFTLPEPHILESVAVVPGTDGRKMSKSYGNTLRMFWPEKQLKKAVMAIQTDSTPVEAPKDTSQPLFQLWSLFGDGEARRELWERAERGGLGYGDVKKDLLARMLDHFAAMRARRDELAKRPDDVEDMLLAGAARARALAAPVVEAVRAATGIGPRR from the coding sequence ATGCGCATCCTCTCGGGCATCACGCCGTCGGGCGAGTGCCACATCGGCAACTACTTCGGAGCCATGCGCCAGCACGTCGCGATGCAGGCCGGCAACGAAGCCATCTACTTCATGGCCGACTACCACTCGCTGAACGCGGTGCGCGACGCGGCGGCGCGCCGGCGCATGGTCCTCGACGTCGCGCTCGACTACCTCGCGTGCGGTCTCGACCCCGCGCAGTCGGTCATCTACCGCCAGAGCGACCTTCCCGAGCTCTGCGAGCTCGCCTGGGTGCTGACGACGATCACGCCGATGGGGTTGCTCGAGCGCGGCCACGCCTACAAGGACAAGGTCGCGAACGGACAGAGCGCCGATCACGGGCTCTTCGCCTATCCCGTGCTGATGGCGGCCGACATCCTCATCTACAACCCCGACGTCGTGCCGGTCGGCCAGGACCAGAAGCAGCACATCGAGATGTGCCGCGACATCGCGCAGCGCTTCAACCACACGTACGAGGTCGAGCTGTTCACGCTCCCCGAGCCCCACATCCTCGAGAGCGTCGCCGTCGTGCCCGGGACGGACGGCCGCAAGATGAGCAAGAGCTACGGCAACACGCTGCGCATGTTCTGGCCCGAGAAGCAGCTCAAGAAGGCCGTGATGGCGATCCAGACGGACTCGACGCCCGTCGAGGCGCCGAAGGACACGAGCCAGCCGCTCTTCCAGCTGTGGTCGCTGTTCGGCGACGGCGAAGCGCGGCGCGAGCTGTGGGAGCGGGCGGAGCGCGGCGGGCTCGGTTACGGCGACGTGAAGAAGGACCTGCTCGCGCGCATGCTCGACCACTTCGCCGCGATGCGCGCGCGCCGCGACGAGCTCGCGAAGCGCCCGGACGACGTCGAGGACATGCTCCTCGCCGGGGCGGCTCGCGCGCGGGCGCTCGCGGCTCCGGTCGTCGAGGCGGTGCGCGCGGCCACGGGGATCGGCCCGCGCCGCTGA
- a CDS encoding class I SAM-dependent methyltransferase: MREGEVSRTALHVAAARAAHLRYDPPPHLLGDVFAERLLGAAADELVASYADDASGAGGSADAAGARWLLLENRLFIPFRARFGEDVIAEACARGVAQVVVLGAGLDSFALRRPAALGALAVFEVDHPATQAWKRARLAELGASEPDGLRFVACDFERTAVSDALRAAGLRTDAPAVVTWMGVVYYLSRETVASALADLRSVLAPGSAVALDYQLPVGSLSQRYRDVFASVASYLRDTGEPQVNRYRPDEMRAAILAAGFASAELPTRAELYARYFAPLRSHIPMSERFGLAVARA; this comes from the coding sequence GTGCGGGAGGGCGAGGTCAGTCGGACGGCGCTGCACGTCGCCGCCGCGCGCGCTGCGCACCTGCGCTACGACCCACCCCCGCACCTGCTCGGCGACGTCTTCGCCGAACGCCTGCTCGGTGCGGCCGCGGACGAGCTCGTCGCCTCCTACGCCGACGACGCGAGCGGCGCGGGCGGCTCGGCGGATGCCGCCGGCGCGCGCTGGCTCCTGCTCGAGAACCGCCTGTTCATCCCGTTCCGCGCGCGCTTCGGCGAGGACGTGATCGCCGAGGCGTGCGCGCGCGGCGTCGCGCAGGTGGTCGTGCTCGGCGCGGGGCTCGACTCGTTCGCACTCCGGCGTCCCGCGGCGCTCGGCGCACTCGCGGTCTTCGAGGTCGACCACCCCGCGACCCAGGCGTGGAAGCGCGCGCGCCTCGCCGAGCTCGGCGCGTCCGAGCCCGACGGGCTCCGCTTCGTCGCGTGCGACTTCGAGCGCACGGCCGTCTCGGATGCGCTCCGCGCCGCGGGATTGCGCACCGACGCACCGGCGGTCGTCACGTGGATGGGCGTCGTCTACTACCTCTCGCGCGAGACGGTGGCGTCCGCGCTCGCCGACCTGCGCAGCGTGCTCGCGCCCGGGAGCGCCGTCGCGCTCGACTACCAGCTCCCGGTCGGCTCCCTCTCGCAGCGCTACCGCGACGTGTTCGCGAGCGTCGCGAGCTACCTGCGCGACACGGGCGAGCCGCAGGTGAACCGCTACCGCCCCGACGAGATGCGCGCGGCGATCCTCGCCGCGGGCTTCGCCTCCGCCGAGCTCCCGACGCGCGCCGAGCTGTACGCGCGTTACTTCGCGCCGCTTCGCTCGCACATCCCGATGTCGGAGCGCTTCGGCCTCGCGGTGGCGCGCGCCTAG
- a CDS encoding tetratricopeptide repeat protein produces MRRWLAWAAGLGTAVLLTGALAWNRIDHAPRAAAPGAPPSEQLELARAGDVAAQFAVAASQLGTPTVARDVPQSLYWFGQAAQAGHARAQSALGHMLMRGRLVRLEAGERERWVEVDEDVPASSGLAAAPSEAMDWLARAAEQGEVDAQERLGLALERGEAGDADPARAKRWFRRAAREGSVVAQLELARLYDAGAVGERDAAEAATWYRLAAEAGSAPAQARLAALYTAGDGVHPRYDEAARWARASAEQGDPDGCYAYAVLHLKGFGVGQDFGRAMHWYREAARRGHAAAQNMLGTVYFAGEGVERNLAEAERWWRMAAEQGYAAAQFNLGGMYSRELSATLGRDEAIDWLAKAAEQGHRRAAVELDALRGEPAAADDEGRAGGLL; encoded by the coding sequence ATGCGTCGATGGCTCGCCTGGGCCGCCGGCCTGGGCACCGCCGTGCTCCTCACGGGCGCCCTCGCCTGGAACCGCATCGATCACGCCCCCCGCGCCGCGGCGCCGGGCGCGCCGCCGAGCGAGCAGCTCGAGCTCGCGCGCGCGGGTGACGTCGCCGCGCAGTTCGCGGTCGCCGCGAGCCAGCTCGGAACGCCGACCGTCGCGCGCGACGTCCCCCAGTCCCTCTACTGGTTCGGTCAGGCCGCGCAGGCCGGTCACGCGCGCGCCCAGAGCGCGCTCGGGCACATGCTGATGCGCGGTCGTCTCGTCCGGCTCGAGGCCGGCGAGCGCGAGCGCTGGGTCGAGGTGGACGAGGACGTCCCGGCCTCCAGCGGGCTCGCCGCAGCGCCCTCCGAGGCGATGGACTGGCTCGCGCGCGCGGCGGAGCAGGGCGAAGTCGACGCGCAGGAGCGGCTCGGTCTCGCGCTCGAGCGCGGGGAGGCGGGCGACGCCGACCCCGCGCGTGCGAAGCGCTGGTTCCGGCGCGCGGCGCGCGAGGGCTCGGTGGTCGCGCAGCTCGAGCTCGCGCGGCTCTACGACGCGGGAGCCGTCGGCGAGCGCGACGCGGCCGAGGCGGCGACGTGGTACCGGCTCGCGGCCGAGGCCGGCAGCGCGCCCGCGCAGGCGCGTCTCGCCGCGCTCTACACCGCGGGCGACGGCGTCCATCCGCGCTACGACGAGGCGGCGCGCTGGGCGCGCGCCTCGGCCGAGCAGGGCGATCCGGACGGTTGTTATGCCTACGCCGTGCTGCACCTCAAGGGCTTCGGCGTCGGGCAGGACTTCGGCCGCGCCATGCACTGGTATCGCGAGGCGGCGCGGCGCGGGCACGCGGCGGCGCAGAACATGCTCGGCACGGTCTACTTCGCGGGCGAGGGCGTCGAGCGCAACCTCGCGGAGGCCGAGCGCTGGTGGCGGATGGCCGCCGAGCAGGGCTACGCCGCCGCGCAGTTCAACCTCGGCGGCATGTACTCGCGCGAGCTCAGCGCGACGCTCGGGCGCGACGAGGCGATCGACTGGCTGGCGAAGGCGGCGGAGCAGGGACACCGGCGCGCGGCGGTCGAGCTCGACGCGCTGCGCGGCGAGCCGGCGGCGGCGGACGACGAAGGCCGCGCGGGCGGCCTCCTCTAG
- a CDS encoding nuclear transport factor 2 family protein, which translates to MPRDPISDTELRETLDWVAIRRLHARYADVVNRRAWPELADLFLPDAVVRVEMPRQEPVEAVGPAALGAFIDAAVKRFDWFQFVVLEARIEWPEGGPDDEALGRLYMVELRLDAKTGQETKAFGLYQDRYRRTAAGWRFAARRFQPTTWSGRDLSTLPLPALDF; encoded by the coding sequence ATGCCCCGCGACCCGATCTCCGACACCGAGCTCCGCGAGACCCTCGACTGGGTGGCGATCCGACGCCTGCACGCGCGCTACGCGGACGTCGTGAACCGCCGCGCATGGCCCGAGCTCGCGGATCTGTTCCTCCCCGACGCCGTCGTGCGCGTCGAGATGCCGCGGCAGGAGCCCGTCGAGGCCGTCGGGCCGGCGGCGCTCGGCGCCTTCATCGACGCGGCCGTGAAGCGCTTCGACTGGTTCCAGTTCGTCGTCCTCGAGGCGCGCATCGAGTGGCCCGAAGGCGGGCCCGACGACGAGGCGCTGGGACGCCTCTACATGGTCGAGCTGCGCCTCGACGCGAAGACCGGGCAGGAGACGAAGGCGTTCGGTCTCTACCAGGATCGCTATCGCCGCACCGCCGCGGGCTGGCGCTTCGCGGCGCGCCGCTTCCAGCCGACGACGTGGAGCGGCCGCGATCTCTCGACGCTCCCCCTCCCCGCACTCGACTTCTGA